A single Dunckerocampus dactyliophorus isolate RoL2022-P2 chromosome 2, RoL_Ddac_1.1, whole genome shotgun sequence DNA region contains:
- the si:ch73-103b11.2 gene encoding nucleoprotein TPR isoform X6 has translation MSFKENPCRKFQANIFNKSKCQNCFKPRESHLLNDEDLNQAKPVYGGWLLLAPEGTNFDNPLHRSRKWQRRFFILYEHGLLRYALDEMPSTLPQGTINMNQCSDVIDGASRTGQKNSLCILTPEKEHFIRAECKEIINGWQEALTVYPRTNKQNQKKKRKVEPPTQQGGVTTTQCFSIEDMNGHPSFCDRASHFFLSSSLPLLPSQTPIQEPGPAKVTVTSSGSSGGSIPCLPSSIASADHVPMSRATLWQEENRWSRATIPCSRSASCLSQLGQSQPDTTITTQDDGGTLSSGRKVRVESGYFSLEKTKSEPSPQPAQHSQPLHPPHYLPLSSSTSSCSLGAPSPRYNSEPEPPICPYPHSQDPLPSPDALVSPSYSTISSSQSSLDSEHSSATPTWEGRSGGGGSIASVSSGGGRVGRSGREYAALSDVPRARRLTYREAFHSEKKRQELRARTRSPGREEVARLFGEERRRSQVIGRFEESPNVERMDTSSSSELSSSVNNVQRQGRSERRYLDKHDMSLDAGKDHFVPDVSSSTFANLRRAKSLDRRVTESSMTPDLLNFKKGWMTKLYEDGMWKKHWFVLTDQSLRYYKDSIAEEASQLDGEIDLSTCYDVKEFPVQRNYGFQILCKEGACTLSAMTSGIRRNWIQAIMKNARPTIAPDVTRKNISLKLSVLKPRSIPEEKIKAQVLLEPCPQITPEPSPVPEPTKNDGHRQPTGNGASTPPSEPRKSRVRERRREGRSKTFDWSEFKIEKTDKTVKERADTVDLSSSLSTTTSCCSISSSPSSSMSSPVSTSALQSSCVSDTHPPSTVELTEKNNLRRGTVGANHLPNTATVTSTLNTTSPLQPPIPECQEQGKIEVDHPTAIHNVEEDKFTGTSGVQEEIEQRWHQVETTPLREEKQVPITSASGNPDRLPPHELAALLDKELGQKQKELDQLQRQNRLLKEQLEDALGREHSAREGYVLQNTTAPTSLPHRMPWKHLHKLNQDLQSELQSQKRKQDLTEQQIHTLKRSYTEAQDAVDHHEADIQALQAKLASALAEILASEQAVARMRNELKLEQERSKEQEEEHRHSEATLRAQLKDSEDRLREVEASLLERNQALRHLEHQQALQRDHTREIQRLQERLQEVTARLVATEEGQALKEERLRKEQHGIQESHERERQNLCRRIAEAETAQKGMEDRLLEAEQQVEALLRGQQASARVEYRQEMLKVQEELAQKTNTVESLRESVRRLEEERGLLTCRCQELLNQIAEADREVNKLRNRLEAEEADYCSLENSYERATQEFQRMSQFLREKEEEIRQTKEMYERLMERKEEDLREALVKMTVLGNSLEETEQKLQAKEDLLCQMSQGLVERVEPGSAEQDLKAKLVVAEDRIAELEQHLNDLQLGYSDLHSGRKQVQEQSKRERVFSSKNAAKMENSTDDKASQATKRPRIRFSNIQCQKYIDLDDPDSCHMSSTLEYTRQVDNQKDFDVAEALPPSDTPFSHASDSEKFISIVHALETKLLTTEEKLRNLTKNLQEQRTIHVEDVSKKDLNLVENHPYTDKDLKCACGPPVNNPYAKALHCVETSQNKVKAILSGTHDTTDSQLHSLSEVENELLSASMYIRHGQKTLEEQSPAPPQMSESLDKDTVHLFAKTLSFEALVLNKMALLVQSSDSDLVQTLTAMWEDIENIKSDDKDCLAIVYADVLTRKLMLENAFWKELEKETTPCEGSNVAKSQEASVAADADINTSAVFNTLIKAELSYSIQNLKLCYEDKFRQLKGELAEAHHNLQQREMALKAIIEASKRSDLKSVIKEVKSNFGFGKQKLADIRPPELAPYTEQIELQDARELAEKILERHFAEQVPSCGVDSIESLQDAHDSLATELQHQAAKLYKYAEEIQSSGNHPELAKMVNALLGPQTSNIFTSASLCMREALNQAQVAYVACRLRSMHERNVGWCKQTHQNMGVLVQQHACSVRAIHEKYRTSLQEERHNFSQTLAILQKENKTLKSEVSQRSNQLSQQQEQLMLLEEHFKMQTEELKQKHKQELNLAEKERASTELALVEATTNSQQKLKDLLLDMDTMKKQHLSHVRKLEEQFVQKISQLEHVYKEEIVKLHSQHEDNICNAQAEDPEVSHQPSFEASAPMEEEEQGSKEGAQIMSEVDTMVLLKDRIQELETQMNSMRDELENKHMEADVASLREKYQRDFESLKATCERGFAAMEDTHQKVIDDLQRQHQREISKLIEERERLLAEETAATIAAIEAMKNAHKEELEKTQRSQLSGQNSDIDELRSQYKEELQSIQRELEVLSEQYSQKCLENAHLAQALEAERQALRQCQRENQELNTHNQELNNRLSAEITRMRSCFSGETALSPVTQGKDVYELEVLLRIKESEIQYLKQEIHSLKDELQSALRDKKYATDKYKDIYTELSIVKAKADCDIGKLKEKLLIATEALGERTVDGTVTSGYDIMKSKSNPDFMKKEQSTLPKSSRGVRSKSVTEQVSWDS, from the exons GGTGGAGTAACTACAACCCAGTGTTTTTCCATTGAGGACATGAATGGACACCCA tCTTTTTGTGACCGTGCCTCCCATtttttcctctcctcctcccttcCACTCCTTCCATCCCAAACCCCTATTCAGGAGCCGGGTCCCGCCAAAGTGACAGTGACCAGCAgtggcagcagtggcggcagcatCCCGTGCCTTCCCAGCAGCATTGCCAGTGCTGACCATGTCCCGATGAGCCGTGCCACTTTGTGGCAGGAGGAGAACCGCTGGAGTCGAGCCACCATCCCGTGCAGCCGCAGCGCCTCCTGTCTCAGTCAGCTTGGCCAGAGCCAACCAGACACTACTATCACTACTCAAGATG ATGGTGGCACACTGAGCAGTGGGCGTAAAGTACGCGTGGAAAGTGGTTACTTTTCCCTGGAAAAGACCAAGTCTGAGCCCTCTCCACAACCTGCACAGCATTCACAACCACTGCATCCACCCCACTATCTGCCCCTGTCCTCATCAACATCCTCCTGTTCTTTAGGAGCTCCCAGTCCCAGGTACAACTCTGAGCCCGAACCCCCGATTTGCCCCTATCCCCACTCCCAAGACCCTCTCCCCTCTCCAGATGCCCTTGTGTCCCCCAGTTACTCCACCATCAGCTCCTCCCAGAGCTCATTGGACTCTGAACACAGCAGTGCTACTCCCACCTGGGAGGGACGCAGTGGTGGTGGAGGGAGCATTGCTAGTGTGAGTAGTGGAGGGGGTAGAGTTGGTCGTTCAGGCAGGGAGTATGCGGCGCTGTCAGACGTGCCGCGGGCTCGCAGGCTGACCTACCGTGAAGCCTTTCATTCTGAGAAAAAGCGGCAAGAGCTTAGAGCACGCACACGGAGTCCTGGAAGAGAAGAGGTGGCTCGGCTGTTTGGGGAGGAGCGCAG GCGTTCCCAAGTCATCGGCCGATTTGAAGAGAGTCCAAATGTGGAGCGTATGGACACGAGCAGCTCCAGCGAGCTGTCATCAAGTGTCAACAATGTGCAGCGACAAGGCCGCAGTGAGAGACGCTATCTGGACAAACAT GACATGTCATTGGATGCAGGGAAGGACCACTTTGTCCCTGATGTGTCCAGCTCGACTTTTGCAAACTTAAGAAGGGCCAAGTCACTTGACCGCAGAGTCACAGAGTCCTCAATGACA CCAGATCTGCTGAACTTCAAAAAAGGATGGATGACCAAGCTGTACGAAGATGGAATG TGGAAGAAGCACTGGTTTGTTCTCACAGATCAAAGTCTGAGGTACTATAAGGACTCAATAGCTGAGGAG GCTTCACAACTAGATGGTGAGATTGATCTGTCGACATGTTATGATGTCAAAGAGTTTCCAGTCCAGAGGAATTATGGCTTCCAAATCCTG tgtAAAGAAGGAGCGTGCACCCTGTCAGCCATGACCTCCGGAATCCGTCGCAACTGGATTCAGGCCATCATGAAGAATGCTCGACCCACCATTGCCCCCGATGTCACTCG GAAAAACATCTCACTGAAACTATCCGTACTGAAGCCCAG ATCTATCCCTGAAGAGAAGATAAAAGCTCAGGTGCTGCTGGAGCCTTGTCCACAGATCACGCCTGAGCCCAGCCCCGTTCCTGAGCCTACCAAGAATGACGGCCACAGACAGCCAACCGGCAACGGTGCCTCCACACCTCCCTCCGAGCCTCGGAAAAGCAGGGTCCGCGAGCGCCGACGGGAGGGCCGCTCAAAGACTTTTGACTGGTCTGAGTTCAAAATTGAAAAGACAGACAAGACTGTGAAGGAGCGAGCGGACACAGTTGACCTCAGTTCATCCCTTTCCACCACCACCTCCTGCTGTTCTATTTCCTCTTCTCCTTCCTCGTCGATGTCCTCTCCTGTGTCTACCTCGGCCCTCCAGTCCTCCTGTGTATCAGACACTCACCCGCCGTCAACAGTAGAACTTACGGAAAAGAATAACCTTAGGAGGGGCACAGTCGGTGCCAACCACTTGCCAAATACTGCTACTGTCACTTCCACGTTGAACACTACATCGCCATTGCAGCCGCCCATACCTGAATGTCAAGAGCAAGGAAAGATAGAGGTAGACCACCCTACTGCCATTCACAATGTGGAGGAAGATAAGTTTACCGGAACCTCAGGTGTGCAGGAAGAGATCGAACAGCGATGGCATCAGGTTGAAACAACACCACTAAGGGAAGAGAAGCAGGTGCCCATCACTTCTGCTTCAGGGAACCCGGATAGATTGCCTCCACATGAGCTTGCTGCACTGCTAGACAAAGAG CTGGGACAGAAGCAGAAAGAACTGGACCAACTGCAGAGGCAGAACAGGCTTTTAAAAGAGCAGCTGGAAGATGCACTAGGAAGAGAACACAGTGCCAGAGAGGGTTATGTCCTTCAG AACACAACAGCCCCTACTTCCTTGCCACACAGAATGCCATGGAAACACTTGCACAAGCTCAACCAAGACTTGCAGAGCGAATTACAGTCCCAAAAGCGCAAGCAGGACCTCACTGAACAGCAGATACATACACTAAAGAGAAGCTACACTGAAGCCCAGGATGCAGTAGACCACCATGAGGCTGATATCCAGGCCCTGCAGGCGAAGCTGGCATCTGCACTGGCTGAAATCTTGGCAAGTGAACAAGCCGTGGCCCGCATGCGCAATGAACTCAAACTTGAACAAGAGCGTTCGAAGGAACAAGAGGAGGAGCACAGGCACAGCGAGGCCACATTGCGAGCCCAGCTAAAGGACAGTGAAGATAGACTCCGTGAGGTGGAGGCCAGCCTTTTAGAGAGGAACCAGGCCCTCAGGCATCTGGAGCACCAGCAGGCCCTGCAGCGAGACCACACCAGAGAGATACAGAGATTACAGGAAAGATTGCAAGAGGTGACTGCGCGGCTCGTTGCCACAGAGGAAGGTCAGGCACTGAAGGAGGAACGCCTGAGAAAAGAGCAGCATGGTATTCAGGAGAGTCACGAGAGGGAAAGACAAAATCTGTGCAGGAGAATAGCTGAAGCTGAAACGGCACAGAAGGGCATGGAGGACAGGCTGCTAGAGGCCGAACAGCAGGTGGAGGCCCTACTAAGAGGGCAGCAGGCTTCAGCAAGAGTAGAATACAGGCAGGAAATGCTAAAGGTGCAAGAGGAGCTTGCCCAGAAGACCAACACGGTAGAGTCATTGAGGGAGAGTGTACGCAGGCTAGAAGAAGAGAGAGGTCTGCTCACCTGCAGATGTCAGGAGCTCCTTAACCAGATTGCAGAGGCGGACCGGGAGGTCAATAAGCTTCGCAATCGCCTGGAAGCGGAAGAGGCAGATTACTGCTCTCTGGAGAACTCTTACGAGAGGGCCACCCAAGAATTTCAGAGAATGAGCCAATTCCTCCGAGAGAAAGAGGAAGAGATTCgacagacaaaggaaatgtaTGAAAGGCTGATGGAACGCAAGGAGGAGGACTTGAGAGAGGCACTTGTTAAAATGACAGTACTTGGCAACAGCTTGGAGGAAACTGAACAGAAGCTGCAAGCAAAGGAagaccttctttgtcaaatgaGTCAAGGTCTGGTAGAGAGAGTTGAACCCGGCAGTGCTGAACAAGATCTTAAAGCCAAGCTTGTGGTCGCAGAGGACCGCATCGCAGAGCTTGAGCAGCACCTCAATGACTTACAGCTGGGATATTCTGATCTACACTCAGGGAGGAAACAAGTCCAAGAACAAAGCAAACGGGAACGTGTCTTTTCTTCAAAAAATGCAGCTAAGATGGAGAATTCCACCGATGACAAGGCGTCTCAAGCGACCAAAAGACCAAGAATCCGTTTTTCTAATATCCAATGCCAAAAATACATTGACTTGGATGACCCGGATAGTTGCCATATGAGCAGTACACTtgaatatacaagacaagtagaTAACCAGAAAGACTTTGATGTAGCTGAAGCACTCCCCCCCTCAGATACCCCATTCTCACATGCTAGTGACTCTGAGAAGTTTATCTCCATTGTACATGCCCTAGAAACTAAACTGCTCACTACTGAGGAAAAACTGAGAAATCTAACTAAGAATCTACAGGAGCAACGTACCATTCATGTTGAAGATGTGTCCAAGAAAGATCTAAACTTGGTTGAAAACCATCCTTACACAGACAAAGATTTAAAATGTGCCTGTGGGCCGCCTGTGAACAATCCTTATGCAAAGGCCCTGCATTGTGTGGAAAcaagtcaaaataaagtcaagGCTATTCTGTCTGGCACTCACGATACCACTgattcacagcttcactcactGTCAGAGGTTGAAAATGAGCTGTTGAGTGCATCAATGTATATCCGCCATGGGCAAAAGACCTTGGAAGAACAATCACCTGCACCCCCTCAAATGTCAGAATCTTTGGATAAAGATACAGTTCATCTCTTTGCCAAGACACTTTCTTTTGAGGCTCTTGTTTTGAATAAAATGGCATTGCTGGTACAGTCCTCTGACTCTGACCTTGTCCAGACGCTGACAGCGATGTGGGAGGACATAGAGAACATTAAAAGTGATGACAAAGATTGTTTAGCTATAGTTTATGCAGATGTCTTGACCAGGAAGTTGATGTTGGAGAATGCATTCTGGAAGGAACTTGAGAAAGAGACGACACCGTGTGAAGGTTCAAATGTTGCCAAATCACAGGAGGCCAGTGTTGCAGCTGATGCAGACATAAATACATCAGCTGTATTTAATACTTTAATCAAAGCAGAACTGTCCTACTCCATTCAAAACCTCAAGCTTTGCTATGAAGACAAATTCAGGCAACTTAAAGGGGAGCTGGCTGAAGCTCACCACAATCTACAGCAAAGGGAAATGGCCTTGAAGGCGATTATTGAAGCCTCCAAAAGGTCCGATTTGAAAAGTGTGATCAAAGAAGTTAAAAGTAACTTTGGCTTCGGCAAACAAAAGTTGGCTGATATTCGCCCACCTGAACTTGCCCCGTACACTGAGCAGATTGAACTGCAAGATGCTCGTGAGCTTGCTGAAAAGATCTTAGAACGACATTTTGCAGAGCAAGTCCCATCTTGTGGTGTTGACTCCATAGAGTCTCTTCAAGATGCACATGACAGCTTGGCGACTGAGCTCCAACACCAAGCAGCAAAGCTGTACAAGTATGCTGAAGAAATACAAAGCAGTGGCAACCATCCTGAACTAGCTAAAATGGTCAATGCACTTTTAGGGCCCCAAACATCTAATATTTTTACAAGTGCCTCTCTTTGTATGCGAGAAGCCCTCAACCAGGCTCAGGTGGCATACGTGGCGTGCAGGCTACGCTCCATGCATGAACGAAATGTGGGTTGGTGTAAACAAACGCATCAGAACATGGGCGTCCTTGTGCAACAGCATGCCTGCAGCGTCAGGGCCATCCACGAGAAGTACCGAACATCTCTTCAGGAGGAGCGTCACAACTTTTCTCAAACACTGGCCATTCTTCAGAAGGAGAACAAAACTCTCAAGAGTGAAGTCAGCCAACGTTCTAACCAACTCTCACAACAGCAAGAACAGCTGATGCTCCTGGAAGAACATTTCAAGATGCAAACTGAGGAGCTGAAGCAGAAGCACAAGCAAGAGCTAAACCTAGCTGAGAAAGAGCGGGCCTCTACAGAGCTGGCCCTTGTGGAGGCCACGACAAACAGCCAGCAGAAGCTGAAGGATTTGCTGTTGGACATGGACACCATGAAGAAGCAGCACCTTAGTCATGTGAGGAAGTTGGAGGAACAATTTGTGCAGAAAATCTCTCAGCTTGAGCACGTCTACAAAGAGGAGATTGTAAAGCTGCATTCCCAGCATGAGGACAACATTTGTAATGCCCAAGCAGAAGATCCTGAGGTGTCCCACCAGCCTTCTTTTGAGGCCTCAGCACCaatggaagaggaggagcaagGGAGCAAGGAGGGTGCACAGATCATGTCAGAGGTGGACACCATGGTGCTGCTGAAGGACAGGATCCAGGAACTTGAGACTCAGATGAACAGCATGAGGGACGAACTGGAGAACAAGCACATGGAAGCAGATGTGGCCAGCCTGAGGGAGAAATACCAGAGAGACTTTGAAAGtcttaag GCCACATGTGAGCGTGGCTTTGCAGCAATGGAAGACACCCACCAGAAGGTGATTGACGACCTCCAGAGGCAGCATCAGAGGGAGATTTCTAAGCTCATAGAGGAGCGAGAGAGGCTCCTGGCCGAGGAGACTGCTGCCACTATCGCTG CTATTGAAGCTATGAAGAACGCACACAAAGAGGAGCTGGAGAAGACTCAGCGCTCCCAGCTCAGTGGACAGAACTCTGATATTGATGAACTGCGATCACAATACAA GGAGGAGCTGCAGTCTATCCAGAGGGAGCTGGAGGTTCTCTCTGAGCAGTATTCTCAGAAATGTCTGGAGAATGCCCATCTGGCTCAGGCCCTGGAGGCCGAGAGGCAGGCCCTCAGGCAGTGTCAGAGAGAGAACCAGGAGCTCAACACTCACAACCAG GAATTGAATAACCGTCTATCTGCGGAGATCACACGCATGCGCTCATGTTTCAGTGGTGAGACAGCGCTGTCACCGGTTACGCAGGGCAAAGATGTGTATGAACTGGAG GTGCTGCTTCGAATCAAGGAGTCAGAAATACAGTATCTTAAACAGGAAATTCACTCTTTGAAGGACGAACTGCAGTCGGCTCTTAGG GACAAGAAGTACGCCACAGACAAGTACAAAGACATCTACACAGAGCTGAGTATTGTGAAAGCCAAGGCAGACTGTGACATTGGCAAGCTGAAGGAAAAGCTGCTCATTGCCACTGAAGCCTTAGGGGAGAGGACTGTTGATGGGACTGTTACATCTGGATATG ATATCATGAAATCCAAAAGTAACCCTGACTTCATGAAAAAGGAACAATCAACCCTCCCCAAGTCATCCAGAGGTGTGAGGTCAAAG TCTGTCACTGAACAGGTCTCATGGGACAGCTGA